The Pieris napi chromosome 14, ilPieNapi1.2, whole genome shotgun sequence genomic interval AGGCATTCAAGTTACCTGCCTCCTCTCCGAtgaaaaaaaagatattttttgtaaacttttttaatatatttgccTAATATTCTCTTAAAAACATTTGCGACCACCTCTTTGCAGCAGACGTCTTGATTTAGAAGTAAATACAAAAAGTTTCTTGTATTTATTGCTTTGATTAGTGAATATAGTGATTTTCATGTAAaaccttaatttttttcttttgaaaatatCATATACTCACCAAAAGTTAATCCCTAGTTTCTTATGTTTATAAACGCCACATTTGGATGTTGATTACATGAACAAcctgtaaaaaatatcattaaggGGATATGGAggttataagtatatatacaagGCTATcgtagttttataagcgtggcgattacccaaatcgtcggagttacgccccgagagtatagccagacgcaggcactctcctctacatttaattaatatttcattacacAGCATTCATTTAGCAATAAAtcgtgtattatttttaacatttaaaacccACTGACCCAGgtgcaaaatatttgacatATATTTGTAAACATCCAGCCACGACACTAGCCTTTGTTTTCACATTCTGTTCATACATAAGTAAAACTTAACTCGCAGCTTCCCCGCGTGGGTTttgtgtattaaaaaaaaaatatcgagcTATCCGTCATATTTCTGTCAATTTAAAACCTTAATTCTACACATAAACATTCATCATTAGAATACCTATTAGTGTATATCACATAAATCCTTTCGGTAGTTTTTGATTTTGCCGCATTATTACCGTAAGACCGGCCTGGATTAGtatagttatgtaaataatataataaaacaaattaccttaatatataatataaattcggGGTACCTTCGTTAACTTAATTTgtcttatatattaagattattattagatttattttaattatgtataataatttaaatggaaCTTAAAACATCACAGGCACTAAGAAAATTAGTACGACAAATAATTCATTACAAATTCGTTTACGTCTTTTGAAGACCCTCAAACCGTGAGAATTCTAACTGATAATCTTTCAGGCAGTAAATTAGATCttgaattattttgatatttaacaTCCATTATTGGAATTCGAAATGGGCATTATTTATGTctatgggagcgttcaagtattacgtaacgcattttttggagattattgaccccccccatgtaactcgccgtaacgtttttcagtaggTACcctagtacagtactgtactcaagaatagtaaaacgtttcgcgACAACCTAGTGTatttttagttactattatgtggtgtaagaaaataatatttacaataacgcgtaattcaatccccgccccgcatcgtaacgttttacaaaaggaaaaccccccccccccaaaactcgttacgtaatacttgaacgtattcagaagttttgtttaaacataaaatattatgttaatctgttttaaaactaattatttacaatgtcCGACAAGGTTTGTAAACTAACATGCAACCTCAAATAgctatgaaatattttgtccTTTATTTCTCtagtgttaataaaaatcagtggcactaccaactttttaggtttaggcctcagattttcaGATggattattttgatatttaacaTCCATTATTGGAATTCGAAATGGCTATTATTTATGTCAACTTACAAGGTTTGttaaagtgtaaaaaattatgtaaatatgttttaaaactaattatttacaatgtcCGACAAGGTTTGTAAACTAACATGCAACCTCAAATAgctatgaaatattttgtccTTTATTTCTCtagtgttaataaaaatcagtggcactaccaactttttaggttttggcctcagattttcaGATggattattttgatatttaacaTCCATTATTGGAATTCGAAATGGCTATTATTTATGTCAACTTACAAGGTTTGttaaagtgtaaaaaattatgtaaatatgttttaaaactaattatttacaatgtcCGACAAGGTTTGTAAACTAACATGCAACCTCAAATAgctatgaaatattttgtccTTTATTTCTCtagtgttaataaaaatcagtggcactaccaactttttaggtttaggcctcagattttcaGATggattattttgatatttaacaTCCATTATTGGAATTCGAAATGGCTATTATTTATGTCAACTTACAAGGTTTGttaaagtgtaaaaaattatgtaaatatgttttaaaactaattatttacaatgtcCGACAAGGTTTGTAAACTAACATGCAACCTCAAATAgctatgaaatattttgtccTTTATTTCTCtagtgttaataaaaatcagtggcactaccaactttttaggtttaggcctcagattttcaGATggattattttgatatttaacaTCCATTATTGGAATTCGAAATGGCTATTATTTATGTCAACTTACAAGGTTTGttaaagtgtaaaaaattatgtaaatatgttttaaaactaattatttacaatgttCTACAAGCTTTGTAAACGAACATACAATAAAactcaaatatttttgaaatgttttgtccatttttatttagtgttaataaaaataaaaatcagtagTACTACAAACTtcttaggtctggacctcagatttttgtatctgttgcataatcatttgtcaatctaataggcaagtaagtcagcctcctgtgcctggcatacgccatcgactttttgagtctaaggcaaaccggtttccttacgatgttttctttcaccgttcgagcgaatgttaagtgcacagccagggatcgaacctacgacctcagggatgagagtcgcacgctaaaacaactaggccaacacttctcTATTTATATTTCCTAGTAATACAATTgctatacataaataatatttcttatgataaattgtattccttagaaataataactatCTAGTATTGCAACAACCCAATATATGTCAGTCTCtcttttaaactttaaaggcaagtaggtgatactCTGTATACGCCTGACACATTTTCGATGTTTGGGTGAGACCTGTTGGGTTCTTAAAGATGTTTCTAATAGATATATTAAGAATTCACGACCCAGGCGAAGACTAAAGCTAAACAcgttatgaaattttaatggttGTAATGATTTTTGTCTTATTTATGTTGTTTTAGAACCCTTTAACAGATtagaataaatgaaaatttgaaaaatatgagGTACGCCTGGTGTTAATTGAAAAGCAAACTAGACGGAAGTAATAATTGCAAGCCAAGAGTACAATTaggttaatttaatgttaatattttcgcGTGGACAAATCTCCAATAAAATACAGCAACCAACTAGCCACTATTagagttaataattttttgacttatttacttttaaagtcTACGCGAGATAAtattatctacatatatacataataaaaacctaTTACATACACTAGAATTGTCTATGAAAATAACGTTTTAAATTAACGTTTATACGTACCCACGGCTCGCTTATCTGCTGCTTTTAATGTTCTAGTGAATAGGCTTTCTCGCTCTTACAACTTGATTACTAACTTTGTTGAAAATcctactataatattataaacgcgaaagtttgtatTTATGGATGGATGTTACTCTTTCACGAAAAatactgaatggattttaatgaaactgtacaataatatagcttatacatcagaataactCATAggctataatttttaaagatattgtgtgacttatccaaaatataaattaagtaggaaaaaatctaccatctgcgacCTATTCTGGCGTGCACTGCATAAACCGACagagttacacatatgtaatgtttgatggaaatgtttatcttaaatagtcctACAAAAAAGCTCGCCACAGTATATATCTATGTAAGCCATTATAACCAGGCTAGTAAAccataactacaataaaaattgataatttatttcaaatgcacatttggtagtaataaattgattcctaaatgaaaatagatacttttttttatggctctggcacgatttgtgcattagccagcgtcaagtataggattttttataattcgtgcttgtctttagaaattcgaccgtgtcctccatgtacggctTAAGCACTCgtccggtaccgcacaaccctcccaaaggccgagaacaaatttaaattaaattaaaacttgccctcgaaccgagaatcgaacccggtacctctcatctagctgccacttaataagaccgctagtcTATGAGGCCCCCAATAGATTCTTTATACGTTTctggtatttaaagtagataaaatatgtctttccTTTTACCCAGAACACGAAGAACCTATCCCACCTGTTTTAGAAAGGGAAGTCGAATatgcaatcctgacacagaaaaatgaaaaatcccCTGGCCCCGACAACATAACAAATGAGACAATCAAAATTGCACTTCCGGACACACTAACAACATTAACAAATCTATTCAATGAAATATTGGATACTGAATACATACCTACACAATGGACACAAAGCACAATAATCCTAATCCACAAGAAAGGAGACAAAGAAGACCTTAGCAACTATCGTCCTATCAGTCTTATGTCCAACGTGTATAAAGTCTTTGCAAAAATCATTCTCAACCGCATCACCAAACAACTTGACGAACAACAACCTATCGAGCAAGCCGGATTTCGGTCTGGATTCTCCACAATAGACCACATGCACACCTTGAAGCAAATTGTCGAAAAGTGCCAGGAATATGGATATCCTCTGTATCTGGCTTTTGTCGACTACAGCAAAGCTTTCGACTCTTTGGAGCACCCATGCATTTGGAGAGCGCTAAAAAACCAAGGCATTGAAGGGAAATACATTAGACTCATCGGAAATGTCTACAGCCAGTGCTCGGCCAGGGTGAAGCTGGAGATGCTGGGAGAATCATTCCCACTCAAAAAAGGAGTCAGACAGGGAGACCCTCTTTCGCCTAAGCTCTTTACTAGTGTGTTGGAAGAAGTCTTTAGAAACCTACACTGGGAAGATTGCGGTATAAACATAGATGGAGAAAGGATCAACCATTTGAGATTTGCAGATGACATTGTGCTCATAACTGACAACCCGGGAACACTACAAACTATGATCGAAGAACTGGCAACCAAAAGCAAAGAAGTGGGTTTAACAatgaacaaatcaaaaacaaaagccATGACAAACAGAACACCAGATACTATTATCCTAGAGAACGAAAACCTAGAATATGTGACAACCTATATATACTTGGGACAACTCATCTCCATGACAGAACAAGCCCATCAGGAAATAGAGAGAAGAACCTCAAATGCCTGGAAAAGATTCTGGTCATTAAAACACATCCTAAAGAATAAAGAGTACCCACTTAGGATCAAAAGGAGCATCTTCAACACCTGTATCTTACCTATCCTAACGTATGGCTGCGAAACTTGGACCACTAAGCAAGTCACAAGTCAAAAGCTTGTGACTTGCCAGAGAAGTATGGAAAGGAGCATACTAGGTTACACACGGAACGATAGGAAAAGAGCTGTAGATCTCCGAAGGATCACCAACTGGGAAGATGCAATGACCAGAGCCAAAAGGCTTAAATGGAGATGGACAGGACACCTGCTCAGAGGCCAGAGAGCAAAATGGTCGAAAAAAGTCACCCAATGGACACCTCGCTACAACACCAAGCGAAAGAGAGGAAGACCATGTGCCCGGTGGGCTGACGACTTTAAAAAAGCCACTGGTCCTCTGTGGCAAAGACTTGCCAGGGATAGGAAGGAATGGAAAcagttggaggaggcctttgtgcCACAAAGGCAAGCTATACAAGAGGACAGCTGTGCTTgttaaacttttttctttttttatatacatttatattttgttctcttgtattagttaaaaataaaggctTTGAATCTTGAATCTTGAAAATATGTCTTTCACACTTCACCATTTGGACACCACACACAGTCTTCCAActtaccgtaactttgtttatcatGCTCTTAATGACGTTTAAGTTtccatttagttttagttattattgtttttatttttatttttattttatggttgcttgtttaataagttctaaaataattgatgtatgtgtgtaaaatttgtgatgtcatattttcttgtatcatgcatacacgttgttttggaacttataaataaatttgataattgtatgttcaaacaaaacaatttgttACTTTTTATTGCTATACAAAATTACGGTTGCTATATTGAAGAGtaagaaaatactgaattATTCGATCAACAAGGGTCGTGTTTATGAGGGTTAGTCCGTTGAAACAATGTCGAAGTTTGATTGCGCCAGTCTCGCGTGTTATttgtttctatatttaaacaagAACTATTTCACAGACccaacatttaaatttaccaagtgcaaaagtatttatacctacatactttagtatgtatgtttaaagtattaaagcattctcaaatattttatttccatatttattttcttactaGGCAAGTGTACGTGAAACATACatgaggcagaatacgaaattacacccgtatcacctcgacgtccgccgttccacaactgcccttctattctgtaactcacttttcgaactcacacagtggttttcgcatcggcggtcgctctgatatcagtcgtgaagcagtcattttatgatttggcattataataaacaataaactacaagctcccaccttttcagactgcactttgtggaaccagctgcccactgaagcactgaatttccgaaccaattcgacttaccctaagtcaagaaaagagcgtactaattcttaaaaggccggcaactcactcgcgagccctctggcattgagagtgtccatgggcggcatcacttaccatcaggtgagcctcgagctcgtttgccccctgttctataaaaaaaaacatatacgCCTGAGACACGCGTGGAAACGGGCGAACGCAATACAGTTTTCGTACGATAAGTTTCTCCTTTATACGTGGCTTGCATCCTGTGAAGAGGGTTAATTGAGCACATAGAAACTtcgggtccttcaagaaaagaacgtacaaattcttaattGCACTGGAATACCAGTTTACTTCCTAGTTTTACAGTAATAAACTGTTCTAATCCGTGCGTTGTGTTGTGTGGTAAGTCTATATGCGCCAGTAAATATACAAGATAATCTCCTGCATTAACGTTCTATTATAATgacctatttatatattacgaaattttatgctcatcaaattaattattttttaatgaatcatTATCATCAATGGCTTTACAGCCCCTTGCGCGCCTAAGCCTTCGCAactactttttttatagaatagggcaAACGGCAAACGAATAGGCAAACGGGCCGGAGGCTTACCTGCTATTTTAATACCTATTTCATACGCCCTTATCGCCATCGCAATCTATTGGTTTTTGCGTCCAACTTCGAGCACTTAGGTACTAATTATCTTACGAAGATCTGTGGTAAAGATGATAGCATCTCATATACCAGGTAaagtcataaatatatttaagtattggtatggaaaacaaaaaaattaaattgaaccATCGGTGACCTAAGGATTGCGCACAAAATATGTAGCAAGAAAGGCAAAGGTCAcactgattataaaaatactttagttTGTAGTAGAAACCTAAAACTTTTACCAAAACGCACAGTTCACGATACAAAATAACTGTTGAGGACAAATTTGTAATGAACCGAGAAAGTTTCACGTGATTAAAACGTGTTTATCTAACACTAGTTACAAAATGATCGCGACGCTTCGTGTGATTTTGAACCGCCGCCGCCGCAGTgatattatgaaattaaaaaaaaaaacgacttaattttaatatatatatataaaaatgaaacccgttttccgttgtcacgacataacatgaaaacggcttgcccgatttgtctgattctttttataaaatattccttgaagtacgaggatggttcttacggagagaaaaattaaaaaaaattgagtgaaaaagtctacaaacaacacttttctatattcccatacaaaatattcgtaataatatttaaaggcaatttgaactttaataccatattataaagttcaagtgttagtggaggggttgcgggaaggtaaatttttattttttgacataatgtatttgttgtattatcaactttcttttttttatcttattagctagaccggtgtcccgaatagcagaataagtattaaaaaaaaataaagaatcgactgttaggcggtacgatgttcgccaggccagctagtatagttataaaaatataaaatttcgtataaatatttaacatttttatgatccactaatgtattttaatttgcgATTTATGAAATAGAAATAGTAAATGGAAGCTGATTTGTCCTtttgattatcaaataatttatttttttcttaattctaaaaaataaaagtgaatGCTATCATagactttattttaaactaaaacatGGCAGCTTAGGGGTGACAATTTTAAAGTCAAACATTAAACAATGGAATGATATTGTCTCTAGAAATCCTTTGAAACTCTGCTTCCAATCATTCCTTCTAAAAGTATTACCAATCTTCCATACCCTGTATTTCCTCCATACTTTGCTGTGGCTTCCTATTAACAGTAACATTAAGAGCCAGAAGTTGCTGCATAGGCAATCGCGGAGATAAGTTAACCATGCTTGCCCATTGCCCAGCGCAAAGCTCTGGGAACTTCAATTTCTTCAAGAAATGACCTTCCAAATACCACGGTGAGACGCAAGTCGGTGAATAATCCCagattttcatttcattcaaTCGGACCCATCTgaaaatagttataataatgaccatgctattttttacgttttaaaatatatttttaaagtgtagTTTATTTGAAACATTACAGATTAAACCGCCATAACACTATATTGACTATAGAAGCAATAAAATACCAAATTATAACCGAAAAAATCTAGTTAATTTAACGACACTTGCACAGATAATTGGCACgcaaatcaaaaatatatttaaatttacagttTAAGCACTTCCATGCTTTGTGTACAAAGAGAACTGTGGCCACTCTAGGGTATTTtgattagttttaatatatatgatactaacgaaaaaaaaatattggttgtttgtaaagtaggtttacgatcgagatgtttacgtgataacgtcttattggtgatataagtttttgggaagtaaggaattaatgaagataacaattttttcaaattttaaattacatctatcgttttattcacacttttgatgataaatttcgggtgtaaaatgacaagtttacttattcgactatgatatacatttttcttcatacattcacggaatgactggcagcgctcgagatgagacgggagatcggtccgtctctctctcgttatacctgcgatcgcgctcgtgaggttttggtgtgacacaagtttctgaacatgtcacccgactaaaacgattttaaagacgttatcacgtcaaaaggttttaaatattggcaCTATATAAAATCCCAAACACGCGAAGAAATTTTCTGAAAAACATACTAgtgataataatgaatattccGAGAATTACGCGTACTTACGCTGAAATATACAGAGCATGACAGTCGCAGTGCCATGGGTTGTTTGACAATTTAACGTTAGCGAGTTTGGGCATATAGTCAAATGTCCGCGACGGAAGAGAAGGGAGCATGTTACTATCCAAATatctgaaattatttttaaacatatcaaAGTTATACTTTATAGTTATAGTATAAGATAGGTGGCAAAAGGACTGGAAGATCACCTGGTGTTAAGGGATACTGTCGCCCATGGGCTCAGCCGGTGACAGtacattgccggccttttacaAGATATATCGCACCAATAAAATTACTGTACATTACTTTAGTAAATGctatttaaaatcttaagtgggtttttattcaattaaatatttatttgttctgaaatgttttgtaaatgatagaacaaaaacaTTCAATACCTATAAAGTTAAATGTAACCTTATGAGACCCTAAGAGTGGGACTCAGAAATATTCAGATAAGATTTTACGATAATTTTGCCCTTTAAGGGTAAGATTCCAAGACAGCCCTCAGTGTGACTCCTGTATTACTGTGTTAATCGTTCCCTATAGGGATCTTGTCTAAAAGAGTTCTTTAACAGCCATAATTGGGCCATCAAGATCAAGAATGCTgctattatttagatttatttatctttatatatataattcttctgtgagtgtgtatgtcactgaacttctctcaaacgactggaccgattttgatgaaattttttgagtgtgttcaaggggatctgggaatggtttagattcacaaatcagcccggcaggtggcgctgcagtcggtactttcatactttatcCTAaaagcttgaaatatcatgcaggacaacgtctgtggggtccactagtaattttataatcttAAAAAGCTGAAGGTAAATCTTTTGATTACATAATTCAACTCTCACTATATGTAGTTGCTATTATTTCACTTCatgaagtaaataataaaaatacgtgtGCTCATGCAAAAATGTGCccttgttaaaaaaaaagacagctACCTATTGTTAGAGTGTATACAAAAAACTCACAATGTTGTAAGATTTTTAAGCATTGCAAATGTTTTGAAatgtatttcatatatttgattctctgaaaatattaatgacGTCATATTTCCCAGCCCATGAAATGTGCTTTCATTCAAAAATTTCAACTTATTTCTGGATAAATCAAGTTTTTCCAGGCTTGAACAATTTGCGAATGCGTTATCTGGTAACTCTGATATGAGGTTGTCTTTTAAATCTAAGTTTCTCAAATAGCCAAGATTTCGAAACTCCACTCCCGATATCtgaaaaaaacaatatctttaatatgtatgtgtgtatgtatgATGTCATCAACATTTCTAATATTCTTCTTCATATATTCTAGTCTAGTgattcatatattattttctttaagcaAGTAAGTTCCTCATCATGTTTTCCTTTAACATAAGTGTTTATTGCgatagagaaaaatttattGGAGCAGTCGGTAAACGAACGATTTTCAATGCTCCACGtttaattatagttaaaaaatatatatctatgttGGAGTAATAGTGCTGGTATCAGCTACAATAGTTGTGGTTTTATTCTTTGCCAATATTACTAGATCTACAAATTAACGactatttgatagtctgtaGTAATAGTAATTTCCTAGTCATTATTATGAATGCCGATACAATGTCGTTAGTGTCAGCTATTATTGTCATTATAAGTGAATAGCATCAAAGTTAAATTTGTTCAAAACCCTTAATACTGGTGGTTTATAAGATTTGACAATGTTGCTtgatttacaaattaacgactatttgatagtctgtagtaatagtaatttcatagtcattattattaatgtcagAGCGTAATGGCGTTAGTGTCAgctattatttctttataatttaataacatcaaagtCAAATGATGTCAAAACCGTTAAGACTGGTcgtttatttgatttgtcaatgctagatctataaattaatgacaccatagtcattattattattaaagaaatttttcataactttAAAACTAACGGAAAGAAATTAACTCAAAGCAAAATTAGCCTACATTTAAGGCAAAACTCAAAAAATCTagaaaacacaatttaacagCTCATTACACTAACGAGAATCTTAAAACATAATACTTACActcattatattattctttgaAAGATCCAAAAAGTTCAAGCTAAAAAGATGGCTGAATAATTCGGTCGGGATGTAGAGCAAATCATTTTTATCTAAAAGCAATGTTTCCAGGCATGAGAGGCTCTCAAATGCACTCTCtgttatattacttatttgattatttgacAGTTTTAGCATTTGCAGACTCTTCAAATGAAAGGTACCGTTTTGTATCTGTtgaattttgttatttgacAGATCCAGTATTAACAACGAGCGTAGACCCACGAAACTGTCAGACGGTATGTACACAATCTGATTGTTTGACAGGTCTATTGTTTCTAAGTATGTGTTGTTTGCGAATAACCGCTCTGGTAATGTGTACAagaaattattagataaatcaaCGTGGAATAGCTTTTTTGTGTGGCGAAAAGCCTCGCTGTCTATCTCCTCTAAGTAATTCCTTTGTAGGCGGCTGGAATGAAAGGATTTTCTAAGTAAATGGTAAATCACAGTAAAGTTCGCTATAAAGTGACGTTTCTTAACACGACTTTGAACTCTCGTATCTCCCATCGGGACGTTGTAAAAACACGGGAAACGTTTTGAGCGATTTCCTATTATAGTTTACtaaaacttattatataataattattagtattcggCATACTTCATGTT includes:
- the LOC125056271 gene encoding carboxypeptidase N subunit 2-like; the encoded protein is MNLHYIIVIQLIIKVLQIEAQCSLTACEVLQMLTKRSKSGETTIACAEDLKWRQLDRRLRAIEQPAWTISLAQSRWRQCSKSVCRCDAVHRSFNCWRSGLTALTADLTVPIDIYTIDLGTNKLRTLHKSTFKGMRTLSELDMFDNHVEYLPSGLFESLVNLRILRLQRNYLEEIDSEAFRHTKKLFHVDLSNNFLYTLPERLFANNTYLETIDLSNNQIVYIPSDSFVGLRSLLILDLSNNKIQQIQNGTFHLKSLQMLKLSNNQISNITESAFESLSCLETLLLDKNDLLYIPTELFSHLFSLNFLDLSKNNIMSISGVEFRNLGYLRNLDLKDNLISELPDNAFANCSSLEKLDLSRNKLKFLNESTFHGLGNMTSLIFSENQIYEIHFKTFAMLKNLTTLYLDSNMLPSLPSRTFDYMPKLANVKLSNNPWHCDCHALYISAWVRLNEMKIWDYSPTCVSPWYLEGHFLKKLKFPELCAGQWASMVNLSPRLPMQQLLALNVTVNRKPQQSMEEIQGMEDW